The proteins below come from a single Cylindrospermopsis raciborskii Cr2010 genomic window:
- a CDS encoding AmpG family muropeptide MFS transporter, producing MIQEIQALKQAFYSRKMGSLLLLGFASGLPLFLTTRTLQLWMKDADVEVAKITLFSLVSLPYSLKFIWSPLIDRFSPSFLGGRRGWLFLTQLGLVLAIVIMALQQPTQNTQVLITLAIISFIIAFFSATQDIAGDAYRTEILKPLELETGASVWVLGYRVALFIAFSLAAWLAGFLSWNMVYLLMAGFMTVGLITTLLAPPETQEKNNSPKTNNRFLKTKDIIFLLLIITITAALVGGVISQVIPLQVFYWILGGLLITWVLASIILPKPQLNEHSQDLTPHTLQEAVILPLQIFLEKYGISKALIILIFIILYKLGDSLVGITANLFAKEINFNNQELATVYIIGLIATTTGVILGGIIMSKIGINRALWIFGILQLLSNLGYYTLAIVGKDYPLLAIAIMIENSSAGLVTVATVAYLMSLCSHNFTTTQFALFSSLMALSRDILSAPAGDWAKATGWPNFFLLSILAALPGLILLPIAAPWNNKSLTVNRPGLEKEDLWNHKQ from the coding sequence ATCACATTATTTAGCCTAGTCAGTCTACCATACTCCTTAAAATTTATTTGGTCTCCCCTAATTGATAGATTTTCTCCATCCTTTTTAGGGGGGAGGAGAGGTTGGTTGTTCCTTACTCAATTGGGGTTAGTGCTAGCAATAGTAATCATGGCATTACAGCAACCAACCCAAAACACCCAAGTGCTAATCACCCTAGCCATTATATCATTTATTATTGCCTTTTTTAGTGCCACCCAAGATATTGCTGGGGATGCCTATAGAACGGAAATTTTAAAGCCCCTAGAATTGGAAACAGGAGCATCTGTATGGGTTTTAGGTTATCGGGTAGCTCTATTTATTGCCTTTTCTTTAGCAGCATGGTTAGCAGGATTTCTGTCATGGAATATGGTATACCTACTCATGGCAGGATTTATGACCGTGGGACTCATTACCACTCTTTTGGCTCCACCAGAAACCCAAGAGAAAAACAACTCACCCAAGACCAACAATAGGTTTTTAAAAACTAAGGATATTATATTTCTCCTGCTGATTATCACCATAACTGCTGCTTTAGTGGGGGGTGTAATTTCCCAGGTAATCCCCCTGCAAGTCTTTTATTGGATATTAGGTGGACTACTAATAACTTGGGTTCTGGCCTCAATTATCTTGCCCAAACCCCAACTAAATGAACACTCCCAAGACCTGACACCACACACCCTACAAGAAGCAGTCATCTTACCACTACAAATCTTCCTAGAAAAATATGGCATTAGTAAAGCACTAATTATCCTCATCTTCATTATACTCTATAAACTGGGTGATTCCCTCGTAGGAATCACAGCCAACCTATTTGCCAAAGAAATTAACTTTAATAACCAGGAACTAGCAACAGTTTACATTATTGGACTAATAGCCACCACCACAGGGGTCATCCTCGGTGGAATAATAATGTCTAAAATTGGCATCAACCGCGCCCTTTGGATATTTGGCATCCTCCAACTACTCAGCAACCTAGGTTATTATACACTAGCTATTGTTGGCAAAGACTACCCTCTCCTGGCGATCGCTATTATGATCGAAAACAGCAGTGCTGGACTAGTCACCGTAGCTACAGTGGCTTACCTAATGAGCTTATGTAGTCATAACTTTACCACCACACAATTTGCTCTATTTTCTAGCCTTATGGCATTAAGTCGAGACATACTTTCAGCACCTGCAGGGGACTGGGCAAAAGCTACTGGTTGGCCAAATTTCTTTCTGTTATCTATATTAGCAGCTTTACCTGGATTAATACTGTTACCTATAGCCGCCCCTTGGAATAATAAATCGTTAACAGTAAACAGACCAGGACTTGAAAAGGAGGATTTATGGAACCACAAGCAGTAA
- a CDS encoding GNAT family N-acetyltransferase produces the protein MPDYSLRRGSILDKALLVKFIQRTYQEIFPSRDFSHLSRTVENYLSNDTPLWWVYKNQQPSPIACLWAGNAIDQVTGSRHTHIFLLYVEPTHRRQGIAKTLMQHVENWAKQKGDPQIGLQVFTTNTPALELYKQLGYQTQSLWMIKSLEG, from the coding sequence TTGCCGGACTATTCTCTTCGTCGAGGTTCTATCCTAGACAAGGCCCTCTTGGTCAAGTTTATCCAGCGTACTTACCAAGAAATTTTTCCCTCCCGAGACTTTTCCCACCTGTCCCGTACTGTGGAGAACTATCTTTCCAATGATACGCCTTTGTGGTGGGTATATAAAAATCAGCAGCCGTCTCCAATAGCTTGTTTGTGGGCTGGTAATGCCATAGATCAGGTAACAGGTAGTCGTCATACCCACATATTTCTACTTTACGTAGAACCTACCCACCGTAGACAGGGTATTGCCAAAACCCTCATGCAACACGTGGAAAACTGGGCTAAACAGAAGGGAGACCCACAAATTGGACTCCAGGTGTTCACCACTAATACCCCTGCTCTAGAGCTTTATAAACAGCTAGGTTATCAAACCCAATCCCTCTGGATGATAAAATCACTTGAGGGCTGA
- a CDS encoding HEAT repeat domain-containing protein translates to MYDKENVSLLDDEVDLQSPLDNIEPITSESEIVKPDPDVMLELLQASDSKQRMLAARAFCDISDPRSIPYLIKLLSDYCPLVRVSAAYALGRNTAMEAVDPLINQLNLDLNGYVRKGVVWALGNCHDHRCLNPLTDALKTDIPAVRLWAASALAQMANIGYEAIIRAIPPLIEALVQDPTPGVRSNCAWAIGQLCKELPSNIIYATAIDALIQAFAEDQDLGVKEDAKASLLGVGDPRGLQLIETLEQEGWF, encoded by the coding sequence ATGTATGACAAAGAGAATGTTAGTCTGCTCGATGATGAAGTAGATCTACAAAGTCCACTAGATAATATAGAACCAATTACCTCGGAATCGGAAATAGTGAAACCCGATCCTGATGTCATGCTAGAACTCTTGCAAGCATCCGATTCTAAACAAAGAATGTTGGCTGCCCGTGCTTTTTGTGATATTTCCGATCCACGATCCATCCCCTACCTAATTAAACTATTATCTGATTATTGTCCTTTAGTTCGAGTTAGTGCGGCATACGCCCTAGGTCGTAATACTGCTATGGAAGCGGTTGACCCCCTAATTAATCAGCTAAATCTTGATTTAAATGGTTATGTGAGAAAGGGTGTAGTTTGGGCACTAGGTAATTGCCATGATCATCGTTGTTTAAACCCCCTCACGGATGCTTTAAAAACAGATATTCCCGCAGTGCGTTTATGGGCAGCCAGTGCCTTAGCGCAAATGGCAAATATAGGTTATGAGGCTATAATTCGTGCTATACCACCTTTAATAGAAGCCTTAGTTCAAGACCCTACTCCAGGAGTGCGCAGTAACTGCGCCTGGGCCATTGGTCAACTCTGTAAAGAGTTACCTTCTAATATTATTTACGCTACAGCTATAGACGCCTTAATTCAAGCCTTTGCTGAAGACCAGGATTTAGGAGTTAAAGAAGATGCCAAAGCTTCACTATTAGGAGTGGGAGATCCTCGTGGGTTACAACTCATTGAAACCCTAGAACAGGAAGGTTGGTTTTAG
- the ndhD1 gene encoding photosynthetic/respiratory NAD(P)H-quinone oxidoreductase subunit D1 — MPNFPWLTTIILFPIAASLLIPIIPDKEGKTVRWFALIVGLIDFALIVAAFYTGYDFSNPDLQLVESYSWIPQIDLRWSVGVDGLSMPLIILTGFITTLAALAAWPVTFKPRLFYFLLLAMYGGQIAVFAVQDMLLFFLVWELELIPVYLLLAIWGGKKRHYAATKFILYTAGASLFILLGSLTMAFYGDNITFDMSSLALKDYALNLQLLLYAGFLIAYAVKLPIIPLHTWLPDAHGEATAPVHMLLAGILLKMGGYALIRMNAQMLPDAHAYFAPVLVILGVVNIIYAALTSFAQRNLKRKIAYSSISHMGFVTIGIASFTDLGLSGAVLQMVSHGLIGASLFFLVGATYDRTHTLMLDEMGGVGKRMKKIFAMFTTCSMASLALPGMSGFVAELMVFVGFATSDAYNPTFKVIVVLLMAVGVILTPIYLLSMLREIFYGQENDELVSHQALIDAEPREVFIIACLLVPIIGIGFYPKLLTQIYDATTVQLTQRLRDSVPTLTAEKEIQHVSVNTPVIAQ; from the coding sequence ATGCCTAATTTTCCCTGGTTGACGACGATTATTCTTTTTCCAATAGCTGCGTCACTACTCATTCCTATCATCCCCGATAAGGAGGGTAAAACAGTCCGTTGGTTTGCCTTAATTGTGGGTCTGATTGATTTTGCCTTGATTGTCGCTGCTTTCTACACTGGTTATGATTTCTCCAATCCCGACCTTCAATTGGTAGAAAGTTATTCCTGGATCCCACAAATAGATTTGAGGTGGTCTGTGGGTGTGGATGGCTTATCCATGCCTCTAATTATTTTGACGGGTTTTATTACAACTTTAGCTGCTTTAGCTGCATGGCCTGTAACCTTTAAACCAAGGCTATTTTACTTTTTACTTTTAGCTATGTACGGTGGCCAAATTGCCGTATTTGCAGTTCAGGACATGTTGTTGTTTTTCCTGGTGTGGGAGTTGGAATTGATTCCTGTCTACCTTTTACTGGCTATCTGGGGTGGTAAAAAACGCCATTACGCAGCAACTAAGTTTATTTTGTATACTGCTGGTGCTTCCCTGTTTATTCTGCTGGGATCTCTAACTATGGCGTTCTATGGTGATAATATTACTTTTGATATGTCATCCCTAGCCTTAAAAGACTATGCTCTCAACTTACAACTGCTACTATATGCCGGCTTTTTAATTGCCTATGCGGTTAAATTGCCTATCATTCCCCTCCATACCTGGTTACCAGATGCTCACGGAGAAGCTACCGCACCAGTACACATGTTGTTGGCAGGTATTTTGCTCAAAATGGGCGGGTATGCTCTAATTCGCATGAATGCCCAAATGTTACCTGATGCCCATGCCTATTTTGCTCCCGTATTAGTCATTTTGGGTGTGGTAAACATCATTTATGCGGCTTTAACCTCTTTTGCTCAGCGCAACCTGAAACGGAAAATCGCCTATTCTTCCATATCCCACATGGGTTTTGTCACTATAGGTATTGCCTCGTTTACTGATCTGGGTTTAAGTGGTGCGGTTTTACAAATGGTCTCCCATGGTTTAATCGGTGCGAGTTTGTTTTTCTTAGTGGGTGCTACTTATGACCGGACTCACACCCTGATGCTGGATGAAATGGGTGGGGTTGGTAAGCGGATGAAGAAAATTTTCGCTATGTTTACCACCTGTTCTATGGCTTCTTTAGCTTTACCGGGAATGAGTGGCTTTGTAGCGGAATTAATGGTGTTTGTGGGCTTTGCTACTAGCGATGCTTATAACCCCACTTTTAAGGTGATTGTAGTATTATTGATGGCAGTCGGTGTGATTTTAACGCCCATTTATTTGCTGTCAATGCTGCGGGAAATATTCTATGGTCAAGAAAACGACGAGTTAGTTTCTCACCAAGCATTAATTGATGCTGAACCAAGGGAAGTATTCATTATTGCCTGTTTGTTAGTCCCCATTATTGGTATTGGTTTTTACCCTAAGTTGCTCACCCAAATTTATGATGCAACCACAGTACAATTAACTCAAAGATTGCGGGACTCAGTCCCCACCTTAACTGCGGAAAAAGAAATACAACATGTTTCCGTAAATACCCCTGTAATTGCCCAATAG
- the metH gene encoding methionine synthase: protein MTHSFLERLHSPEHPVIVFDGAMGTNLQIQNLTAEDFGGPEYEGCNEYLIHTKPEAVAKVHRDFLLAGADVIETDTFGGTSIVLAEYDLADQAYYLSKTAAELAKRVAAEFSTPEKPRFVAGSIGPTTKLPTLGHIDFDTMKSAFAEQVTALFDGGVDLFIVETCQDVLQIKAALNGIEEVFSQKGERRPVMVSVTMESMGTMLVGTEIAAVLTILAPYSIDILGLNCATGPDLMKPHIKYLSEHSPFVVSCIPNAGLPENIGGQAHYKLTPLELRMALMHFVEDLGVQVIGGCCGTRPDHIQQLAEIAKDLKPKVRQPSLEPAAASIYSTQNYTQDNSFLIVGERLNASGSKKCRDLLNAEDWDGLVSIARSQVKEGAHILDVNVDYVGRDGVHDMHELVSRVVNNVTLPLMLDSTEWEKMEAGLKVAGGKCLLNSTNYEDGEPRFLKVLELGKKYGAGVVIGTIDEEGMARTAQKKFEIAQRAYRQAVEYGIPASEIFFDTLALPISTGIEEDRKNGSATIESIRRIREELPECHVILGVSNISFGLNPAARIVLNSMFLHEAMEAGMDAAIVSASKILPLAKIDPQHQEVCKQLIYDQRRFNGDVCVYDPLAELTRLFAGVKAKQNRGIDESLPIEERLKLHIIDGERIGLEAQLAKALEQYPPLDIINTFLLDGMKVVGELFGAGQMQLPFVLQSAETMKAAVAYLEPYMEKSGAGSNGKGIFVIATVKGDVHDIGKNLVDIILSNNGYKVINLGIKQPVENIIQAYEKHQPDCIAMSGLLVKSTAFMKENLEVFNEKGITVPVILGGAALTPKFVNQDCQNTYHGKVIYGKDAFDDLNFMDKLMPAKAAGKWDDLQGFLDEVKGDLPEINPQERIKEEVKQQPTEVDTRSSEAVNANIERPQPPFWGSRFLQPQDIPLEEVLYYLDLQALIVGQWQFRKPKEKSQAEHQEFLIDTVYPLLENWKQRVIQEKLLHPQVIYGYFPCQAVGNSLLIYETTHINSKNPVITTTFEFPRQRSGRRYCIADFFAPKESGLIDVFPMQAVTVGEVATKFAQNLFAENKYTDYLYFHGIAVQVAEALAEWIHAKIRQELGFGDVEPDNIRDILAQRYQGSRYSFGYPACPNISDQHKQLQLLDANRMGMYMDESEQLYPEQSTTAIIAYHPTAKYFTA from the coding sequence ATGACCCATTCCTTTCTTGAACGTTTACATAGTCCTGAACATCCAGTTATAGTGTTTGATGGTGCAATGGGGACAAACCTACAAATTCAGAACCTAACCGCTGAGGATTTTGGAGGTCCCGAATACGAGGGGTGTAATGAATACCTAATACACACCAAACCAGAGGCGGTGGCCAAAGTTCACCGGGACTTTTTACTAGCTGGCGCAGATGTAATTGAAACTGATACCTTTGGTGGCACCTCCATAGTTTTAGCAGAGTATGACTTAGCGGATCAAGCTTATTATCTAAGTAAGACCGCCGCCGAGCTGGCTAAACGTGTAGCTGCGGAGTTTTCCACTCCAGAAAAACCCAGATTTGTTGCTGGTTCCATAGGTCCAACCACCAAGCTGCCAACTTTAGGACACATAGACTTTGACACCATGAAATCAGCTTTTGCTGAACAGGTAACAGCTCTATTTGATGGTGGGGTAGACCTATTTATTGTAGAAACTTGCCAAGATGTATTACAGATTAAAGCTGCATTAAATGGCATAGAGGAAGTTTTCAGCCAAAAAGGTGAAAGAAGACCGGTTATGGTTTCCGTCACCATGGAAAGTATGGGCACCATGCTGGTTGGCACAGAAATTGCCGCCGTTTTAACCATTTTAGCACCATATTCCATTGATATTCTAGGTTTAAACTGTGCCACTGGTCCGGACTTAATGAAACCACACATTAAGTATTTATCAGAACATTCACCTTTTGTTGTATCTTGCATTCCCAATGCGGGGTTACCGGAAAATATAGGTGGTCAAGCTCACTATAAACTGACTCCCTTAGAACTGCGCATGGCGTTGATGCATTTTGTTGAAGATCTTGGTGTCCAAGTGATTGGGGGTTGCTGTGGGACACGACCAGATCACATTCAACAATTGGCGGAAATTGCTAAGGATTTAAAACCAAAGGTGAGACAGCCAAGTTTGGAACCTGCTGCTGCATCAATTTATTCCACACAAAATTACACACAGGATAATTCGTTTTTAATAGTTGGTGAGCGTCTCAATGCTAGTGGTTCCAAAAAATGCCGCGATTTGCTCAATGCTGAGGACTGGGATGGTTTAGTTTCCATAGCTCGCAGTCAAGTTAAGGAGGGGGCTCACATTTTAGATGTGAATGTTGATTATGTGGGGAGAGACGGGGTGCATGATATGCACGAGTTAGTTTCCCGGGTTGTGAATAATGTAACTCTCCCCCTAATGCTGGATTCCACCGAATGGGAAAAAATGGAAGCGGGTTTAAAAGTGGCTGGGGGTAAGTGTTTACTCAACTCCACTAACTATGAAGATGGAGAACCACGTTTTTTAAAGGTGTTGGAATTAGGGAAAAAGTATGGTGCTGGTGTGGTGATTGGTACTATTGATGAGGAGGGAATGGCCAGAACAGCACAGAAGAAGTTTGAAATTGCCCAGCGCGCTTATCGTCAAGCGGTTGAGTATGGCATACCTGCATCAGAAATATTTTTTGACACTTTAGCTTTACCGATTTCTACTGGCATAGAAGAGGATCGGAAAAATGGCAGTGCGACCATAGAGTCTATTCGCCGGATCAGGGAAGAATTGCCCGAGTGTCATGTAATTTTGGGTGTGTCTAATATATCCTTTGGTTTAAATCCAGCAGCGCGGATTGTATTAAACTCTATGTTTTTACATGAGGCAATGGAAGCTGGGATGGATGCAGCTATTGTTAGTGCAAGCAAAATTTTGCCCTTGGCGAAAATTGACCCACAACATCAGGAAGTGTGTAAACAACTAATATATGATCAGCGCAGGTTTAATGGGGATGTATGTGTATATGATCCCTTAGCTGAGTTAACGAGATTATTTGCGGGAGTTAAGGCTAAACAGAATCGGGGAATTGATGAAAGTTTGCCCATTGAAGAGCGGTTGAAACTACATATTATTGATGGTGAGAGAATAGGTTTGGAGGCGCAATTAGCCAAGGCCTTGGAGCAGTATCCCCCCTTAGATATTATCAACACTTTCTTGTTGGATGGGATGAAGGTTGTAGGTGAATTATTTGGTGCTGGCCAAATGCAGCTACCCTTTGTTTTGCAATCAGCAGAAACCATGAAAGCAGCGGTGGCCTATTTGGAACCATATATGGAAAAGTCGGGAGCTGGTAGTAATGGGAAAGGGATTTTTGTGATTGCCACGGTTAAGGGCGATGTTCATGATATTGGTAAAAATCTGGTAGATATCATCTTATCCAATAATGGTTATAAGGTGATTAATTTGGGGATTAAGCAACCGGTGGAAAATATCATTCAGGCTTATGAAAAGCACCAACCTGATTGTATTGCCATGAGTGGTTTATTAGTTAAATCCACCGCATTTATGAAGGAGAATTTAGAGGTTTTTAATGAAAAAGGCATTACGGTTCCTGTAATTTTGGGAGGTGCAGCATTAACTCCTAAGTTTGTCAACCAGGATTGTCAAAACACTTATCACGGCAAGGTGATCTATGGTAAAGATGCTTTTGATGACTTGAATTTTATGGATAAATTAATGCCAGCAAAAGCAGCGGGTAAATGGGATGATTTACAAGGGTTTTTGGATGAGGTTAAGGGAGATCTTCCAGAGATTAATCCCCAAGAGCGGATTAAGGAGGAAGTAAAACAGCAACCCACGGAAGTAGATACCCGAAGTTCTGAAGCCGTGAATGCCAATATTGAACGTCCTCAACCACCTTTTTGGGGAAGTAGATTTTTACAACCCCAGGATATTCCTCTAGAGGAAGTATTGTACTATTTAGATTTACAGGCTTTGATAGTGGGACAATGGCAATTTCGCAAACCCAAAGAAAAGTCTCAAGCGGAACACCAGGAGTTTTTAATTGATACGGTCTACCCCCTTTTAGAAAACTGGAAGCAACGTGTAATCCAGGAGAAATTATTGCATCCCCAGGTAATTTATGGATATTTCCCCTGTCAAGCAGTAGGTAATAGTTTATTGATTTACGAAACTACCCACATTAATAGTAAAAATCCTGTAATTACCACAACTTTTGAATTTCCTCGCCAACGCTCCGGGAGAAGATATTGTATTGCTGATTTCTTTGCTCCCAAAGAGTCAGGATTGATTGATGTATTCCCCATGCAAGCGGTAACTGTGGGAGAGGTAGCAACAAAGTTTGCCCAAAATTTATTTGCTGAGAATAAATACACTGACTATCTCTACTTTCACGGGATAGCAGTACAGGTTGCTGAGGCATTAGCGGAATGGATTCACGCTAAAATACGCCAGGAGCTGGGATTTGGCGATGTTGAACCGGATAATATTCGGGATATTTTAGCTCAACGTTACCAGGGTTCTCGATATAGTTTTGGCTACCCAGCTTGTCCCAACATTTCCGATCAACACAAGCAGCTACAATTATTAGATGCTAATAGGATGGGTATGTATATGGATGAAAGTGAACAGTTGTATCCTGAACAGTCTACAACTGCAATTATTGCTTATCATCCGACAGCTAAGTATTTTACGGCTTAA
- a CDS encoding N-acetylmuramoyl-L-alanine amidase, whose product MLTTLIIVISTGLAREQYGQNALTSSETSQAVVVNPYPKQLLQAQAKTKQPKSIQIQNFSQSLIERIKQKKVVKKYVTTNSFSKYQPKLTAAQVHPSNYGERFSRDTKGMAVSNQPIIVLHETTYSARSAINYFQNHNVDEDIQASYHAIIARDGTVIYLVPPDKRAFGAGNSVFKNTDGTIETVQTNPKLAPSVNNFAYHVSLETPPDGWGKRDIREHSGYTQEQYNSLAWLIAQSQVPDERITTHRAVDVANGKVDPLSFDFDRFFKKLHSFRKLHSIAQSHS is encoded by the coding sequence ATGTTGACAACCCTTATTATAGTAATTTCTACCGGTCTAGCAAGGGAACAGTATGGACAGAACGCCTTGACTAGTTCTGAAACATCTCAAGCAGTAGTTGTGAATCCATACCCAAAACAATTATTACAGGCACAAGCAAAAACAAAACAACCGAAATCAATACAAATACAAAATTTTTCTCAGTCACTTATCGAAAGAATTAAACAAAAAAAGGTTGTGAAAAAATACGTCACAACTAATAGCTTTAGTAAGTACCAACCTAAGTTAACAGCAGCACAAGTACATCCTAGTAACTATGGGGAAAGATTCAGTCGGGATACCAAGGGTATGGCAGTTAGTAACCAACCAATTATTGTTTTACATGAAACAACATATTCTGCTAGGAGTGCAATCAATTACTTTCAGAACCATAATGTGGATGAAGATATTCAAGCTAGTTATCATGCCATCATTGCCCGGGATGGAACCGTAATTTATTTAGTCCCACCCGATAAAAGAGCATTTGGCGCTGGCAATTCAGTTTTTAAAAATACAGATGGCACAATAGAGACAGTTCAAACTAATCCTAAATTAGCTCCTTCCGTTAATAATTTTGCCTATCATGTTTCTTTAGAAACACCTCCTGACGGTTGGGGAAAAAGAGATATTAGAGAACATAGTGGTTATACACAGGAGCAATACAATTCCCTAGCTTGGTTGATTGCCCAAAGCCAAGTTCCCGACGAAAGAATCACTACTCATCGAGCTGTAGATGTGGCTAATGGTAAAGTTGACCCTTTGAGCTTTGATTTTGACAGATTCTTTAAAAAATTGCATTCTTTTCGAAAACTTCACAGTATTGCCCAATCACACTCCTAA
- a CDS encoding glutamate-5-semialdehyde dehydrogenase produces the protein MSLEISLQHTSTLKEIAQKTRLAALNLSLLNSNQKDYALDTIALALESAQEEILQANIADCQTAMSQGISKSLYKRLYLDSNKLQEAIAGVRDLVKLKDPVGQVQIHREIDRGLILKRITCPLGVLGVIFEARPEAAIQIVSLAIKSGNGVILKGGKEAIGSCEAIVSAIKQGLSKTDVNQDVVQLLTTREEILELLNLDKYVDLIIPRGSNSFVRFVQENTRIPVLGHADGICHLYVDKAADIHKAIDITVDAKTQYTAACNAIETLLIHSSIAQEFLPQVASALESENVELRGDNRTLDILPKIELATEKDWQTEYSDLILSIKIVDSLEEAIAHISEYGSRHTEAIVTEDLIAANTFQALVNAAGVYHNCSTRFADGFRYGFGAEVGISTQQMPPRGPVGLEGLVTYKYHLIGDGHVVKTYTGDRRKGFTHKDLGV, from the coding sequence ATGAGTTTAGAAATTAGTTTGCAACATACCTCTACCCTAAAAGAGATTGCCCAAAAAACCCGCTTAGCTGCTCTTAATTTGTCCCTATTAAACAGTAACCAGAAAGATTATGCTCTTGATACAATTGCTTTAGCTTTAGAGTCTGCTCAAGAAGAAATACTTCAGGCAAATATAGCTGACTGTCAAACTGCAATGTCTCAGGGTATCAGTAAATCATTATATAAACGATTGTATTTAGATTCTAATAAACTACAAGAAGCGATCGCTGGTGTAAGAGATCTAGTCAAACTAAAGGATCCAGTGGGTCAAGTTCAAATCCATCGAGAAATTGACAGGGGATTAATTCTCAAGCGTATAACCTGTCCCTTGGGTGTGCTGGGGGTTATTTTTGAAGCTAGACCAGAAGCTGCTATTCAAATTGTTTCCCTGGCAATTAAATCGGGGAATGGGGTGATTCTTAAAGGAGGGAAAGAAGCAATAGGTTCTTGTGAAGCTATAGTGAGTGCGATTAAACAAGGTTTATCTAAGACTGATGTTAACCAAGATGTGGTGCAATTATTAACCACCCGAGAAGAAATATTAGAACTTTTAAATTTAGATAAATATGTGGATTTAATCATTCCTAGGGGTTCAAATTCTTTTGTGAGATTTGTGCAAGAAAATACTCGAATTCCAGTATTGGGTCACGCGGATGGAATTTGTCATCTGTATGTGGATAAAGCAGCAGATATTCATAAGGCAATTGATATTACTGTAGATGCCAAAACCCAATATACAGCTGCATGTAATGCTATTGAAACCTTACTAATACACAGTAGTATTGCCCAGGAATTTTTGCCCCAAGTTGCATCAGCTTTAGAATCTGAAAATGTAGAACTAAGGGGAGATAACCGAACCTTGGATATATTACCAAAAATTGAATTGGCTACGGAAAAAGATTGGCAAACAGAATATAGTGATTTGATTTTGTCCATTAAAATAGTTGATTCTTTAGAAGAGGCTATCGCTCACATCAGTGAATATGGTTCACGGCACACCGAGGCGATCGTTACGGAAGACTTGATAGCAGCTAATACCTTTCAAGCATTAGTCAATGCAGCAGGAGTATATCACAATTGTTCCACTAGATTTGCTGATGGTTTTCGTTATGGTTTTGGTGCAGAAGTGGGAATTAGTACCCAGCAAATGCCACCTCGGGGACCTGTGGGTTTAGAAGGGTTGGTAACCTATAAATATCACCTAATCGGAGATGGACACGTTGTGAAGACCTATACAGGCGATCGCAGGAAAGGGTTTACCCATAAAGATTTAGGAGTGTGA
- a CDS encoding QcrA and Rieske domain-containing protein has translation MKRREFFQWVGLSLLASSLPIAFAALTSDDDTLASPAPNKAAKDWQKIGSVAQLDKNGQLLVENSPIGAVLVVGTSKKPKNLIAVRPNCTHQGCTVEWKSNQFACPCHGARFSDKGKVNNGPAEKPLRTYLAKIEAGSVFVKSV, from the coding sequence ATGAAAAGACGCGAGTTTTTCCAGTGGGTGGGTTTAAGTTTATTAGCTAGTTCTTTACCTATAGCATTTGCCGCTTTGACATCAGATGATGATACCTTAGCATCACCAGCACCAAACAAAGCGGCTAAAGACTGGCAGAAAATCGGAAGTGTTGCCCAATTGGATAAAAATGGCCAACTACTAGTTGAGAATTCCCCTATAGGAGCGGTTTTAGTGGTGGGAACATCTAAAAAACCAAAGAACTTAATAGCAGTTAGACCTAACTGTACTCATCAAGGTTGTACCGTGGAATGGAAAAGTAATCAATTTGCTTGTCCTTGTCATGGAGCAAGATTTAGTGATAAAGGTAAGGTAAATAACGGTCCAGCTGAAAAACCTTTGAGAACCTATTTGGCTAAAATCGAAGCTGGTTCTGTTTTTGTTAAATCGGTCTGA